A window of the Streptomyces albireticuli genome harbors these coding sequences:
- a CDS encoding DUF6421 family protein — MTEILASTAIAAEESTTERVVDHPAWRVLKDAVETIRPWQSPDGSIDLDAEGAPPGETVRAEIGRVVAAVEELSPLLPHDAAYHTALVADLRRWADAGFGVPDFLDSLLVFHPAAHRADGLQHLVVFPMYTQNGNPDRNLEAVVLRVVWPEWLAELERTRFDNPLFLSITFEDFTAGYDTHSAVLFPETIAVREAPERFTWGAIFCDREGARFRRVTEAAVAALGLELPADIAGMIGDQHRCQQAFALWDMVHDRTHSHGDLPFDPFMIKQRQPFWMYGLEELRCDLTAFKEAVKLEADGYGQGRDAQYAILFDRMFRFPVSGERVRNYDGLGGQLLFAYLHQHDVVRWTDNTLHIDWDRAPQVTNQLCAEIEKLYRDGIDRPKLVHWLAAYELVSTYLAPHPGSVWAKGPDALDLTLPPRKLVDDVLPDEFPLSMFFEALAKKLRTVIASTKGITAADVEQVAA, encoded by the coding sequence ATGACGGAAATTCTTGCGTCCACGGCGATAGCGGCCGAGGAATCGACCACCGAGCGGGTAGTCGACCACCCGGCCTGGAGGGTGCTCAAGGACGCAGTCGAGACGATCCGGCCGTGGCAGTCCCCCGACGGGTCCATCGACCTCGACGCGGAGGGCGCACCCCCGGGCGAGACCGTCCGAGCGGAGATCGGCCGCGTCGTCGCGGCCGTCGAGGAGCTCTCACCCCTCCTGCCCCACGACGCGGCCTATCACACGGCCCTCGTCGCGGACCTCCGCCGCTGGGCCGACGCCGGCTTCGGCGTCCCGGACTTCCTCGACTCGCTGCTGGTCTTCCACCCCGCCGCGCACCGCGCCGACGGCCTCCAGCACCTCGTCGTCTTCCCGATGTACACGCAGAACGGCAACCCCGACCGCAACCTCGAAGCGGTCGTGCTGCGCGTCGTGTGGCCGGAGTGGCTCGCCGAGCTGGAGCGCACCCGCTTCGACAACCCCCTCTTCCTCAGCATCACCTTCGAGGACTTCACCGCGGGCTACGACACCCACTCCGCGGTCCTCTTCCCGGAGACCATCGCCGTGCGCGAGGCCCCCGAGCGCTTCACCTGGGGCGCGATCTTCTGCGACCGCGAGGGCGCCCGCTTCCGCCGCGTCACCGAGGCGGCCGTCGCCGCCCTCGGCCTGGAGCTGCCGGCCGACATCGCCGGGATGATCGGCGACCAGCACCGCTGCCAGCAGGCCTTCGCCCTGTGGGACATGGTCCACGACCGCACCCACAGCCACGGCGACCTGCCCTTCGACCCCTTCATGATCAAGCAGCGGCAGCCGTTCTGGATGTACGGCCTGGAGGAGCTGCGCTGCGACCTCACCGCCTTCAAGGAGGCCGTGAAGCTGGAGGCCGACGGCTACGGCCAGGGCCGCGACGCGCAGTACGCCATCCTCTTCGACCGGATGTTCCGCTTCCCGGTCAGCGGCGAGCGCGTGCGCAACTACGACGGCCTCGGCGGCCAGCTGCTCTTCGCCTACCTCCACCAGCACGACGTCGTACGCTGGACGGACAACACCCTCCACATCGACTGGGACCGGGCCCCGCAGGTCACCAACCAGCTGTGCGCCGAGATCGAGAAGCTCTACCGCGACGGCATCGACCGCCCCAAGCTCGTCCACTGGCTCGCCGCCTACGAGCTCGTCTCGACCTACCTCGCCCCGCACCCCGGCTCCGTGTGGGCCAAGGGCCCCGACGCCCTCGACCTCACACTGCCGCCCCGCAAGCTCGTCGACGACGTGCTTCCGGACGAGTTCCCGCTCAGCATGTTCTTCGAGGCCCTTGCCAAGAAGCTGCGCACCGTGATCGCCTCGACCAAGGGGATCACCGCCGCGGACGTCGAGCAGGTGGCCGCGTGA
- a CDS encoding amino acid ABC transporter permease, protein MPVADAAGTAAEDRYVPSARRLERERFKRTRARRATAVAALSTLVTGVVLFLAVVNSPGWPRTRETFFSAHYAREALPKVLDGLWLNVRLLVICGAAVLILGMLIAVARTLRGPVFFPLRALATAYTDFFRGLPLVICLLMVVFGIPALRLQGVTTDPVLLGGTALVLTYSAYVAEVFRAGIESVHPSQRAAARSLGLNGRQTLRFVVLPQAVRRVVPPLLNDLVSLQKDTGLVSIAGAVDAVYAAQIVASKSFNYTPYVVAGLIFVALTIPATRFTDWVTARMDRRRAQGGIV, encoded by the coding sequence GTGCCCGTCGCGGACGCCGCGGGCACGGCGGCCGAGGACCGGTACGTACCGTCCGCGCGGCGCCTGGAGCGCGAGCGCTTCAAACGGACCCGGGCCCGCCGGGCCACCGCGGTGGCCGCCCTCAGCACCCTCGTCACGGGCGTCGTGCTGTTCCTCGCCGTCGTCAACTCCCCCGGCTGGCCCCGCACCCGGGAGACGTTCTTCAGCGCGCACTACGCCCGCGAGGCGCTGCCCAAGGTGCTCGACGGCCTGTGGCTCAACGTGCGGCTGCTGGTCATCTGCGGGGCGGCCGTCCTGATCCTCGGGATGCTGATCGCCGTGGCCCGCACGCTGCGCGGCCCGGTGTTCTTCCCGCTGCGCGCGCTGGCCACCGCCTACACCGACTTCTTCCGCGGTCTGCCGCTGGTGATCTGCCTGCTCATGGTGGTCTTCGGCATCCCGGCCCTGCGCCTCCAGGGCGTCACCACCGACCCGGTGCTGCTGGGCGGGACGGCGCTGGTCCTCACCTACTCGGCGTACGTCGCGGAGGTCTTCCGGGCGGGCATCGAGTCCGTCCATCCCAGCCAGCGGGCCGCCGCCCGCTCCCTGGGGCTCAACGGCCGGCAGACCCTGCGCTTCGTCGTCCTGCCGCAGGCCGTGCGGCGGGTCGTGCCGCCGCTCCTCAACGACCTGGTCTCGCTCCAGAAGGACACCGGTCTCGTGTCGATCGCGGGCGCGGTCGACGCCGTGTACGCGGCGCAGATCGTCGCGAGCAAGAGCTTCAACTACACGCCGTACGTGGTCGCCGGGCTCATCTTCGTCGCCCTCACCATCCCCGCGACCCGGTTCACGGACTGGGTCACGGCCCGGATGGACCGCCGCCGGGCCCAGGGAGGGATCGTATGA
- a CDS encoding ABC transporter substrate-binding protein, translating to MPVANQRVHHADPLPRRRATRRAAPFAAGLAVLLTAAVGCAPQDDTDAAKSPAGPSAGAAACAKGELATETAGKLTVGTDKPAYAPWFRDDDPTSGEGFESAVAYAVADRLGYARTDVVWQTVPFNSAVAPGAKKFDFDINQISVSDERRRAVDFSSGYYDVRQAVVALKDSPAAKATTAADLKGVKLGAQVGTTSLDVVNDVIKPGQAPAVFQKNDFAKTALKNGQVDAIVVDLPTAFYITSAEVTDAKIVGQFAAGSGKAEQFGLVLDKGSRLTGCVSGAVDSLRKDGTLAKLEKRWLSEAVDAPVLK from the coding sequence ATGCCCGTCGCCAACCAGCGCGTACACCACGCCGATCCGCTCCCGCGCCGCCGCGCCACGCGCCGCGCCGCCCCGTTCGCGGCCGGCCTCGCCGTCCTCCTCACCGCCGCCGTCGGCTGTGCCCCGCAGGACGACACCGACGCCGCGAAGTCCCCCGCCGGGCCGTCCGCCGGAGCCGCCGCCTGCGCCAAGGGCGAGCTGGCCACCGAGACCGCCGGAAAGCTCACCGTGGGCACCGACAAGCCCGCCTACGCCCCCTGGTTCCGCGACGACGACCCGACGAGCGGCGAGGGCTTCGAGTCCGCCGTCGCCTACGCCGTCGCCGACCGGCTCGGCTACGCCAGGACCGACGTGGTGTGGCAGACCGTGCCCTTCAACAGCGCCGTCGCACCCGGCGCGAAGAAATTCGATTTCGACATCAACCAGATCTCCGTCAGCGACGAGCGCCGCCGGGCCGTCGACTTCTCCTCCGGCTACTACGACGTCCGGCAGGCCGTCGTCGCCCTCAAGGACTCCCCCGCCGCCAAGGCCACCACGGCCGCGGACCTCAAGGGGGTGAAGCTGGGGGCGCAGGTCGGCACCACCAGCCTCGACGTCGTCAACGACGTCATCAAGCCCGGCCAGGCACCGGCCGTCTTCCAGAAGAACGACTTCGCCAAGACCGCCCTGAAGAACGGCCAGGTCGACGCGATCGTCGTGGACCTGCCCACCGCCTTCTACATCACCTCGGCCGAGGTCACGGACGCGAAGATCGTCGGCCAGTTCGCGGCCGGGAGCGGCAAGGCCGAACAGTTCGGGCTCGTCCTGGACAAGGGCAGCCGGCTCACCGGCTGCGTCAGCGGCGCCGTCGACTCCCTGCGCAAGGACGGCACGCTGGCGAAGCTGGAGAAGCGGTGGCTCTCCGAGGCCGTCGACGCCCCGGTGCTGAAGTGA